AGTGTGTAACACAGTCCACTGTGCACATTGTTCCTCTCGTCTATGGCAGAGTACCTTAGTGTGGGCTCTGTAAATTCTACAGCGTACGTGAACTACAGAAAATTGTGTCAGTGTCTCAGCATTAGTTTCGAGTGCTGTTGTAGGTTCTTTTAAATCAAGTGAGACATTGTAACTACAGCAGACGTGTTGTGGTTCGTCCGCAGGCCCACAAGAAGTGGTACCAGCAGTACCGCTACTCTTCGTCAGTCCTGGACCCCCTGGGCTGCCTCATCCTCACACAGGACCCTGGCGCGGCTGCTAACCAGATGACGCTCAGCGGTGCCTTCAGCCAGGACCCGTCGTGAGTACCTCCATACTTGATCTGTATACGACGTCCGTTGTTACAGTGACAGGAGTCTCTTACTATTGACTCAGCGAATGATTGATTCTGCCTCACATTTGGCTGGGTGATTAAGCACTACGCCAGAAGCTGAAAGGAACTTCCTGGCAGGACAAAACTCACACTCCAGCATAGTTCATGGCCCACAGCGCAACTCTACTTTCATCAGTATTGCTGAAGTGCAGATCGGGAAACCTTTTTAACTTGGATAACAGCAACGTTGACTGTGATTGGGGCACCCTGTTCTAGAGCAGGTCTACCTGTGGCTCCAAACGTTCGGTGGTCGGGGTAAGGCAAGGGCATACCGCTTCCGACAGCTCCTTTCCAAGTAAATCATTGAAGTTCCCGTACATTGGTTTGTGGCCGCCTTTATTTACGTCAACACCATGCTGCAAATAAATAGAAACTATAGATTATTATTCTAGAAGAGGGAGAAGCATGTAAAATGTACAACCTACTGTAAAGTCCTCAGACCTCATGGAAACGATGGCCCAAAGTGAACTAGGAAACCTTCGGAAAACATATCTTATTATGTCTTCTTCTTCAGCATCCTCTCTTCGGTAATAGGCGAAGTTCCGTGTTATGGTACCCAACGTTGCCCCAGTTCTCCCGTAGAGGCATTAGGCGATTTTACCTGCTACGGTACCCATAATTGCAGGGGTCTTCCCTTAGCTCCCCTTCCTTGGCACAGATATTTTTTAGTCTGTTAGTCGGTTACTCTCCATTCTCTCTAGGTCTTCGTTCAGTTTTCTCCTATACTCTTTAGTTTATGATTTTGACAAAAAACTTTTAGATAATTTCTAATATCGTAGCTCCTTGGTCTGTCTTCCATTGTGCAAACCTTAACTCGTCTCAGGAATGTCATTTCTTGCGCCTGAATACGGCTTCTTGGTTTATGGTAACCACCCAGGTGTCGCTTCCATAGAGCAGTGCGGGGATTGCAACCGTTTTGTAGAACTTTATTTGAGTGTCTTTCCTAGGTTTACAGTTAAGATTTTTGTTAATTGTTCCACATATACGGCtaaatttactaagcttaatttgTATATCTTTGCTATAGCCATATGTCAATTTTCATCCTAGGTAACTAAAgtggtttacttgctctaaaatcttttGAACTAACACTATATTGGCTCCTTTACCCATGAAGGCCAATGTCTGTTATTTCTGTTGCTTTCTTCATATCAACTTTCGCACTTATTTGTTGCAGTAATTAAATACCTTTCTGAAGGTCCTCTTCTTTATCTCCTAGGATCACTCTTTCGTCAGCATGTAGTAAGTTATTTAAAAGACTCGTCCTGTCTAGGTATATACCTTTTTGAAATTCTGTTTCCCTATTTGCATTATTTCACGTATGTAAATGTTAAACAAAGTTGGGAACACACACCAGCTTTGTCGTACTCCTTTGTTAGTTGGTATCTCATTAGTCGCTTTTCCGATGAGATCTAGAGTGATAGTTGTGttctaatatacatttttttatctcatttattAGATGTGTTGGATATCCACGATTCGTCGTTATCTTCCAAAGTTTCTGTCTATTGACATTTTCAGAAGATTTTTTAAGATCGATAAAAACAATgcgtgtttctttattttattcactgcgtttttgtattatttgttgtaaaataaaaactgcatcaatCTTACCACGTTCTTTCCTTAAACTTATTTGTTCCCCATGTAGTACTGCTTCCAATATGTTTTTAAGTATTTTCTTTAAAATCTTAGCACATATTTTGTTTGCTGAATCTAGTAAACTTAGTCCTCTGTAGTTTGTGCATAGGCTTTTGCCTCCTTATTTCGAAAATTGATACCACACAAGCAATCTTCCTGTGTTTGGATATACTTATTCTCTTCAAACGTTCGTTTAAGAGACGTAGCAGTCGTTATGTCATTCCTTCATATTTCAACAATTAGAATTAAATACTATCTCTCCTGGCACTTTTATGTTCTTAAGTGATGTTGAGTCAGATTTTACTTCGTCAGGCTGCGTTTCATCTGATCCCTTGTTACGTATTGTTTCAATTTCAGTATCATAATACTTTGTAATATTTTATCCACTGTTCTTCTTAAATATTCTTCATTTGTATCTTCCCCTTCTCTGTTGCGTTTAAAGTTTATAAAACCTTATTCTTAGGGCTCTTACAGAACACGATTCGTTTTTCCTTTTAGAAATGACGTCTACAATGCTTGAGAAATCTTTACAAGCGAAACATGTTGTAGTGCCTGTCACCAGTGATACGAAGGCTGAAATTTCCACATTATGGAGTGGATTCACCTTCATAAAAGAAGAACACGTGATTTTACTTCATTTAGTTACCAAGTAacttcatcagtcatcatcagtttCAGGACTGGCTAATTGTGTTGGAAAGAATAAGGTGGTATAGAGAAAAATAATATTGATAAAAAAGAGAAAGATGTAAAACTATTTTTTAATCCCTGTTACCCGATAATATTTTGACCTGGGGTAATATATCCTGAGAGCCTTGGAGACAAATAGCTACTTGAAATGCCTCCTTAAGGTACAATAGTGTACTTATTAGAAACGTTCTATTTACTCAGTAATAACCAAAAGAAATTTACCTACTACTAAATTCGCTTTATTTTAATACATACTTGTTAGTATACTACATATACATAATACACTGCATGTATACATTTGTTAGTATACTGCCTTACAGTAAAATTAAAGCTTGTTATGATCACATCGTTTCAGAGCTCCTGTCACTGCTGACGTAACTATCGATGGAAACAGACTTCACAGTACCTACTACGGAACGTGTGAGTACCTGTCCTAGAGCTTGCTAACAGTAATGTATTGTTTATTGCTCAATAGCGATGAGAAAACTGTAAGAATGTCTTACATACGTCTGTCTATGATACTTTTTCAGGTGTATCgtatttaatttaataaaattttgtatgaGTTTAATATCAGTTTGACACGGTGTATTCCAGACGGTGAAATGTTGACTGCTGAACGCAACCTCGTCTATGGAAGTGCGGACATCTTCATTGAACACTTCTGCATGGAGAGTGGCGGTAAGCTGCACATTTATGTCTCTCAGTTGTAGAAATCTGCAGACTGTCACAATGTTTAGTGGTGGATGTAGGTGTTGGCAAAATTACTCGGGTTATTTGTGGTAGGTCTGGAATCTAGGATTCCTATCCTTCTCTACTCAACAGTATTCGCTGACTCACGAATAATCTAGGAATATTAGTCTACATTAGGAAACTGCATTTCGTCATAGCGCATCAACTGTCAGTTAATCAATCTATCAGACATTATCTACAACCCACAAACAGTATAATTTTCCGTAATTTAAATAATTAAGGAGTAATCTGAAAGAAGTACAGCAATCAGTGGAAGGTTAGGTACGAAAATCGTGGTTACATCCTGTATTTCTAGTGGAATAATGTCATATAGTAAAGATAGGTAGGGTAGTTCGGATTAGACCATTAGTGGCGAGTAAACTATATTAAAACATCTGTTTGTTTTATGCTGACACTAGCTGTGTCTGCCATTCTTATGCGCCAAGAACTAACTTTCATTGCAACTTCGTAAGATCTCAGATATTGAATATTAAATAAATGGTTGCTAACGCCTGTTTCTTAATCCACTAAACAGTGTATTTCGGAGGCTACTACTTACATATTACCTGTTTCTGTTTCATTTGCGAATAATGTTAGCGTAGAACAATTCTGGGTAAACCTCCATGTGAAACAGTTTTTTTCTGATTTCATATTGTCATCACTATACGAATTTCATGATTTTGCGTGAAGGCACACATTGTCCCTAGACAAGCTCTGAAGTTTTGATGTGGAGAGAGAATATGTTCTCAAGGTTCATGATATAAGACTCGCACTATAATTTCTATGAGCAGTGTGCTGCAATAAATGTTTTGAAGACAGATGCAACTTCATACTGTCAACATCAAAGTGGACGTAATTTACGTCACGACAAAAGATCTTAGGCGGTGCGTTGTAAAGAGATGTGGTCTTGGATATCGTGTGTATTACACCCTAATTCAAAATGGGTAAAATGCAGAGAAAAGACTTAGTAGCATTTGCACAAAGTTTAGACATTTCAGAGAGAATGTTTCGTTcggaaacaacaaaatcaaaaccaaTGGAGACGTAGACGTAAATACTCTGCCAGACAATAAAAAGTGAAGCATTCATGAACGGAGGAGTAAACTATTTGATTACTGTCATATTGACTAAAAAGTTGGCAATAAGAGCCCAGTTGTCCATATGCCATTGCACCCTCTCTGATATTTCCGTTGGGAAAGATGGCATAAAGTAGCTGTACCCCCTCATGAGGCAAaatgagttcaaaaaatggctctgagcactatgggactcaactgctgtggtcatcagttccctagaacttagaactacttaaacctaactaacctaaggacatcacacacatccatgcccgaggcaggattcgaacctgagaccgtagcagtcgcacggttccggactgcacgcctagaaccgcgagaccaccgcggccggcgcaaaatgAGTGACcactgttgtaactggtcattgATAGCCTGGGTAGTGAAACGAGGACGAAGTTAAATTCCAAGCTGTTCCCACACATGTTCAAACGAGGACAAATCTGGGGATATTGCTGGTAACGAGAAAACTGCAGTCGAACACAAACAATTTATAGAGACTCATGAATGTGTGAAAAAGCACTGTCggataaaaaaaatcacactacGGTAATGTCGCACGAGACGCAAATCATGAGGACGCATGATGTCTATGACTTTTAGTTGTCCTGTCAAACTTCCCTCAGTCGCTATCAACCGAAACCATAATTCACACCGATGTCTCCCCATACCACGACGCGAAGCGTAACACTGGTGTACTTTTCCAAACCGTTGGGAGACTGGGACTGCTCCCCTAGATCGCCGCTATATTCGAAGACATTGATTATCCGCGGTAGTGCAGCACCGCGACTCGTCGTGAAACACAACAAGACGTAAGTGACCAGCAGTCGATGGTTCCCACTGAcatcaccactccaaacgcaggcaTTCGTATTCTGGATTTAACGGCAGCCCACGAATGGGACTCTCATTCCCTAGTAGACCCTGATAATTCCTAAGCAATGGTGCAAGACGAAACAGAATGTTACTTGTTTCCGCACGGCAGATGCCAATATGAAGGAATTATGATGCTCCAGTTGCAGGATGGGTGATGCTCACATGCGTCGGTCAGATGTGGTTGACTGGACTCTTGAATGTGATCAGGCTAAGCGCGCTCTCACGTTCTCATGCCATCCAATATCCGGGCCCCAATTCTGGATGTTGTACAATTCGACCTGACGGCTGAAGAGAAATCCATATGGAGGCCCCTCCGAATGTCCAAAAGCTGCTGATAACTTTGTGTTACATGATTATGTGTCCCTGaaggcattattatggccaagatagatacgaagcccacacctactacagtagtacaagtttatatgccaactagctctgcagatgatgaagaaattgaagaaatgtacgatgaaataaaagaaattattcagatagtgaagggagacgaaaatttaatagtaatgggtgactggaattcgagtgtaggaaaagggagagaaggaaacatagtaggtgaatatggattggggctaagaaatgaaagaggaagccgcctagtagaattttgcacagagcacaacttaatcatagctaacacttggtttaagaatcatgaaagaaggttgtatacgtggaagaaccctggagatactaaaaggtatcagatagattatataatggtaagacagagatttaggaaccaggttttaagttgtaagacatttccaggggcagatgtggactctgaccacaatctattggttatgacctgtagattaaaactgaagaaactgcaaaaatgtgggaaattaaggagatgggacgtggataaactgaaagaaccagaggttgtacggagtttcagggagagcataagggaacaattgacaggaataggggaaagaaatacagtagaagaagaatgggtagctctgagggatgtagtagtgaaggcagcagaggataaagtaggtagaaagacgagggctgctagaaatccttgggtaacagaagaaatattgaatttaattgatgaaaggagaaaatataaaaatgcagtaaatgaagcaggcaaaaaggaatacaaacgtgtcaaaaatgagatcgacaggaagtgcaaaatggctaaacaggaatggctagaggacaaatgtaagcatgtagaagcttatctcactaggggtaagatagatactgcctacaggaaaattaaagagacctttggagagaagagaaccacgtgtatgaatatcaagagctcagatggcagcccagttctaagcaaagaagggaaggcagaaaggtggaaggagtatatagaaggtttatacaagggcgatgtacttgaggacaatattatggaaatggaagaggatgtagatgaagacgaaatgggagatacgatactgcgtgaagagtttgacagagcactgaaagacctgagtcgaaacaaggcccccggagtagacaacattccattggaactactgacggccttgggagagccagtcctgacaaaactattccatctggtgagcaagatgtacgatacaggtgaaacaccctcagacttcaagaagaatataataattccaatcccaaagaaagcaggtgctgacagatgtgaaaattaccgaactatcagtttaataagccacggctgcaaaatactaacgcgaattctttacagacgaatggaaaaactggtagatgcagacctcggggaggatcagtttggattccgtcgaaatgttggaacacgtgaggcaatactgaccttacgacttatcttagaagaaagattaataaaaggcaaacctacgtttctagcatttgtagacttagagaaagcttttgacaatgttgactggaatactctttttcaaattctaaaggtggcaggggtaaaatacagggagcgaaaggctatttataatttgtacagaaaccagatggcagtcataaaagtcgaggggcatgaaagggaagcagtggttgggaaaggagtgagacagggttgtagcctctccccgatgttattcaatctgtatattgagcaagcagtaaaggaaacaaaagaaaaatttggagtaggtattaaaattcatggagacgaagtaaaaactttgaggttcgccgatgacattgtaattctgtcagagacgtcaaaggacttggaagagcagttgaacggaatggacagtgtcttgaaaggaggatataagatgaacattaacaaaacgagaataatggaatgtagtcaaattaaattgggtgatgctgagggaattagattaggaaatgagacacttaaagtagtaaaggagttttgctatttaggaagtaaaataactgatgatggtcgaagtagagaagatataaaatgtagactggcaatggcaaggaaagcgtttctgaagaagagaaatttgttaacatcgaatatagatttatgtatcaggaagtcgtttctgaaa
This region of Schistocerca gregaria isolate iqSchGreg1 chromosome 7, iqSchGreg1.2, whole genome shotgun sequence genomic DNA includes:
- the LOC126282021 gene encoding uncharacterized protein LOC126282021 — encoded protein: MMLSSMVLLIPLLFAGAVLADTCTLPDASTETFSVTTAHKKWYQQYRYSSSVLDPLGCLILTQDPGAAANQMTLSGAFSQDPSAPVTADVTIDGNRLHSTYYGTYGEMLTAERNLVYGSADIFIEHFCMESGDEMTFIFTTAENPSDDLVNQIWEEVDARPEIDRSKFQKVSC